The following coding sequences lie in one Mycobacterium gordonae genomic window:
- a CDS encoding uracil-DNA glycosylase, whose protein sequence is MTARPLTELVDPGWAAALAPVADQVTQMGQFLRAEIAAGRRYLPAGPNVLRAFSFPFDDVRVLIVGQDPYPTPGHAVGLSFSVAPDVRPLPRSLSNIFDEYSADLGFPPPSNGDLTPWSQRGVMLLNRVLTVRPSTPASHRGKGWEAVTECAIRALVGREQPLVAILWGRDASTLKPMLAEGNCVAIESPHPSPLSASRGFFGSRPFSRANELLTGMGADPIDWRLP, encoded by the coding sequence GTGACCGCGCGCCCGCTCACTGAACTGGTCGACCCGGGTTGGGCCGCCGCATTGGCGCCGGTCGCCGACCAGGTGACCCAGATGGGACAGTTCCTGCGCGCGGAGATAGCGGCCGGCCGACGATACCTGCCCGCCGGTCCGAACGTGTTGCGCGCGTTCAGTTTCCCCTTCGACGACGTGCGCGTGCTCATTGTCGGGCAAGATCCCTACCCGACGCCCGGCCACGCTGTGGGCCTGAGCTTCTCGGTGGCGCCGGACGTGCGCCCGCTGCCCCGCAGCCTGTCCAATATTTTCGACGAGTACAGCGCCGATCTCGGTTTCCCACCGCCGTCCAACGGCGACCTGACGCCCTGGTCCCAACGGGGTGTGATGCTACTCAACAGGGTGCTCACCGTACGACCTTCCACTCCTGCCTCGCACCGGGGCAAGGGCTGGGAAGCGGTGACGGAGTGCGCCATACGCGCACTGGTAGGACGCGAGCAGCCGCTGGTGGCGATCCTGTGGGGGCGCGACGCATCGACGCTCAAGCCGATGTTGGCAGAAGGCAATTGTGTCGCCATCGAATCGCCGCACCCGTCGCCGCTGTCGGCGTCGCGCGGGTTCTTCGGGTCGCGGCCGTTCAGTCGTGCCAATGAACTGCTCACCGGGATGGGGGCCGACCCGATCGATTGGCGGCTGCCGTGA
- a CDS encoding ESX secretion-associated protein EspG gives MTTTARLEQVGCISLIDLLGICEVQGRDGLPYPFWRTQPAAAPETNASVVAERFDGGDLTIFQRWARAYVEADIWVECRVNFTSADPDLRILAYRAGDLGFLASQRPGEDVVDVFALSPYDLGAAIAESVDLVAPGQHSSIVIPGYLDRFTRNVPRDEGEDHFEWHVSLRVAPTRRREHVVPAGDVAAMTTLQSRCVPAREWGVNWDGSVAVCVRLQDDGDYLFAPDLERAVPVTEQGLAERIDTLIAEDVAVLRRRRGLG, from the coding sequence GTGACGACGACCGCACGACTGGAGCAGGTCGGCTGCATCTCACTGATCGACCTGTTGGGAATTTGCGAGGTACAGGGTCGGGACGGTTTGCCGTATCCGTTCTGGCGGACCCAGCCTGCCGCGGCCCCAGAGACGAATGCCTCCGTGGTGGCGGAGCGGTTCGATGGGGGAGACCTCACTATTTTCCAGCGGTGGGCGCGCGCCTATGTGGAGGCTGACATCTGGGTGGAGTGCCGGGTGAACTTCACTTCTGCGGATCCTGATCTGCGGATTCTGGCTTATCGCGCAGGTGATTTGGGGTTTCTCGCCTCCCAGCGGCCGGGTGAAGACGTTGTCGACGTGTTCGCGCTATCGCCCTATGACCTGGGCGCCGCAATCGCCGAATCGGTGGATTTAGTTGCCCCCGGCCAGCATTCGTCGATTGTGATTCCGGGGTACCTGGACAGGTTCACTCGAAATGTCCCCAGAGATGAGGGCGAGGACCATTTTGAGTGGCACGTGTCCTTGCGGGTGGCGCCGACGCGCCGACGCGAGCACGTGGTGCCGGCCGGCGACGTGGCAGCGATGACGACGTTGCAGTCCCGCTGCGTGCCTGCGCGCGAGTGGGGGGTCAATTGGGATGGGAGCGTTGCCGTCTGCGTGCGGCTCCAGGACGACGGCGACTACCTATTCGCACCTGACCTCGAACGGGCGGTGCCGGTGACGGAGCAGGGGCTCGCCGAACGTATCGACACTCTGATCGCCGAGGACGTCGCCGTCTTGCGCAGGCGTCGTGGTCTCGGTTGA